TGACAGAATACAAATCTCGTTGGGCCTGCGATGGAGAAATTTCTAAGGACTGATGCTCAAGCAGCATCGTGGTGGAGAGATTCTGGGTAAACCCAATGTGTTCATAGAACCCTTGCTCTCGGGAAGTCATTAAGTACACGCGCTCGGCTGAGCAAATGTGAGGATGTTTTAAGAGCGTTGCCATTAGCTTGCGACCAAGGCCCACCCCTTGATACTCCGGGTGAATCACAACATCCCAAATAACAGCCCGATAAACACCGTCAGAGGTGGCGCGGACAAATCCAATCTGTCGCTCTCCCTCCCAGACCGTGATCACAGGGTAACTGTTTGCGATCGCAACTTCTAAATCTGCA
This DNA window, taken from Acaryochloris thomasi RCC1774, encodes the following:
- a CDS encoding GNAT family N-acetyltransferase, with translation MDTCHFRFCDRTAAIDIQQLQLLFQLSAPWAAARCGADLEVAIANSYPVITVWEGERQIGFVRATSDGVYRAVIWDVVIHPEYQGVGLGRKLMATLLKHPHICSAERVYLMTSREQGFYEHIGFTQNLSTTMLLEHQSLEISPSQAQRDLYSVTVSA